A stretch of Ipomoea triloba cultivar NCNSP0323 chromosome 11, ASM357664v1 DNA encodes these proteins:
- the LOC115997182 gene encoding thioredoxin-like 3-2, chloroplastic, which produces MSNVLQISPASKITYLNTKPPFWFPNFNLIRAIACPPNLVAGCPIKTHFGVAKIEALAKYGEEGSVQGLDDSPASIELQPISSESQFDRVIAEAQQLNESVVILWKASWCRKCIYLKPKLEKLAADYYPSMRFYSVDVNTVPHKLVVCAGVTKMPTIQLWKDGKKQDEVIGGHKAHLVVNEVREMIENNESTL; this is translated from the exons ATGTCTAACGTTCTACAAATATCTCCGGCCAgcaaaattacatatttaaacACAAAACCCCCATTTTGGTTTCCCAATTTCAATTTGATTAGAGCGATTGCTTGCCCCCCAAATCTTGTAGCTGGTTGTCCAATAAAAACCCATTTTGGAGTAGCAAAAATCGAAGCTTTAGCCAAGTATGGCGAAGAAGGGTCAGTTCAGGGACTCGATGACTCGCCGGCGTCGATAGAGTTGCAACCTATTTCCAGTGAATCTCAGTTCGACCGGGTCATCGCCGAGGCCCAACAACTCAATGAATCAGTGGTCATTCTATG GAAAGCAAGCTGGTGcagaaaatgtatatatttgaaACCGAAATTGGAGAAGTTGGCTGCTGATTATTACCCCAG TATGCGGTTCTATAGTGTTGACGTCAATACTGTTCCACACAAGCTTGTTGTATGCGCGGGAGTCACT AAAATGCCGACAATACAG CTGTGGAAGGATGGCAAGAAACAAGACGAGGTGATTGGGGGACACAAAGCACATTTGGTTGTTAATGAGGTTAGGGAAATGATTGAGAATAATGAATCTACTTTGTGA